In Carya illinoinensis cultivar Pawnee chromosome 9, C.illinoinensisPawnee_v1, whole genome shotgun sequence, the following are encoded in one genomic region:
- the LOC122275173 gene encoding 2-succinylbenzoate--CoA ligase, chloroplastic/peroxisomal-like, giving the protein MANFSEGHICHCLRHLATARRNAVITISGNRQKTGKQFVEDVLSLARGLLELGLGAGHVVAISAFNSDMYLEWLLAIAFVGGIAAPLNYRWSFEEARSAMQLVRPVMLITDESCQGGWYSNLRSNHIPSLRWHVSLSSSAPSSHLINTWNVLTTEMLRKQYSGKSDLPLNYRWAREGAFMICFTSGTSGRPKGVTLTHAALIVQSLAKLATVGFSENDIYLHTAPLCHIGGISSAMAMLMAGGCHVIIPKFEPKSALVAIEQYRVTALITVPAIMADLISLIRRKETWKGKETVNKILNGGGGLSVGLLKDAILFFPRAKLLTAYGMTETCSSMTFMTLHDPRMETSSQNLNTISDKKHTTAHQTLGVCVGKAAPHVELKISTDGSSQVGSILTRGPHVMLRYWGTQTPTKAISHDSGDENWLDTGDVGSIDENGNLWLVGRLNGKIKSGGENIYPEEVEAILLQHPGIMSIAIVGIPDARLTEMAIACIQLRKNWVWSNASSKHSAKNEELVLSSEILRQYCREKNITGFKIPKAFIVWEKSFPVTTSGKIKRDQVRREVISYLQPLQSSL; this is encoded by the exons atggcCAACTTCTCAGAGGGCCACATTTGCCATTGCCTGAGACACCTAGCAACCGCGCGGCGCAATGCTGTGATCACCATCAGCGGCAACAGGCAAAAGACTGGCAAGCAGTTTGTGGAGGACGTGTTGAGTCTGGCTCGTGGGCTGTTGGAACTTGGCCTCGGAGCCGGTCACGTCGTCGCCATCTCTGCTTTCAACAG TGATATGTACTTGGAGTGGTTACTAGCCATTGCGTTTGTTGGAGGAATAGCTGCTCCACTGAATTACCGTTGG AGCTTTGAAGAAGCAAGATCTGCAATGCAGCTTGTGAGGCCAGTTATGTTGATTACTGATGAGAGCTGTCAAGGTGGCTGGTACTCAAATCTTCGAAGCAATCACATACCTTCCCTGAGGTGGCATGTTTCTTTGAGTTCTTCAGCTCCCTCCTCCCATCTCATCAACACTTGGAATG TTTTAACTACTGAAATGCTGAGGAAACAATATTCTGGAAAGTCTGATCTGCCATTGAACTACCGGTGGGCACGTGAGGGTGCTTTTATGATTTGCTTCACTTCAG GAACCTCTGGAAGACCAAAGGGAGTTACCCTAACCCATGCTGCTTTGATTGTACAATCCCTAGCAAAACTCGCCACTGTTGGTTTCAGTGAGAATGAT ATTTATTTGCATACAGCGCCATTGTGCCACATTGGTGGTATTTCATCAGCCATGGCGATGCTAATGGCCGGAGGTTGCCATGTCATAATACCTAAGTTTGAGCCTAAATCAGCCCTAGTAGCCATAGAACAATACAGAGTGACTGCTCTAATCACTGTCCCTGCAATCATGGCTGATCTAATTTCTTTAATCAG GCGAAAGGAAACTTGGAAAGGGAAGGAGACTGTGAACAAGATATTAAATGGAGGTGGGGGACTATCAGTTGGGCTATTAAAGGATGCCATCTTGTTCTTCCCAAGAGCTAAGCTTCTCACAGCTTATG GGATGACAGAGACATGCTCTTCAATGACCTTCATGACACTTCATGACCCAAGAATGGAAACCTCCAGCCAAAACCTCAACACTATTTCTGATAAGAAACATACTACGGCTCACCAAACCCTAGGTGTCTGCGTAGGAAAGGCTGCACCACATGTAGAATTAAAGATATCTACAGATGGCTCTTCTCAGGTTGGAAGCATTTTGACCAGAGGCCCGCATGTAATGCTCAGGTACTGGGGTACTCAAACTCCAACTAAAGCAATATCTCATGACTCTGGTGATGAAAATTGGCTTGACACTGGGGATGTTGGGTCCATCGATGAGAATGGTAATTTATGGCTTGTTGGACGACTGAATGGTAAAATTAAAAGTGGAGGGGAGAACATTTACCCCGAAGAG GTGGAGGCAATCCTCTTACAACATCCAGGAATTATGAGCATTGCCATTGTTGGAATTCCGGATGCTCGCCTCACAGAAATGGCTATTGCATGTATTCAGTTGAGAAAGAATTGGGTTTGGTCTAATGCAAGCTCTAAACACTCAGCTAAAAATGAAGAGCTGGTTTTATCTAGTGAAATTCTTCGACAATATTGCAGAGAAAAGAATATAACAgg GTTCAAGATCCCAAAGGCATTCATTGTATGGGAGAAATCGTTTCCAGTGACAACATCtgggaaaataaaaagagaccaAGTTCGGAGAGAGGTTATATCTTATCTGCAACCCTTACAGAGCAGTCTATGA
- the LOC122276423 gene encoding WPP domain-associated protein-like isoform X2, protein MENLRVTDASALSCGDGLVQLDNNFQESDKLEDKLLEGLDSYLQDINDRLTISRMVSDSVIKGVVSAVKQEADEKIAQKELEVAGLKGMLHLYHVDVDEKEFLGSPLTCEKEFLGSPLTCHKSKSSCHPRTYYKFSDNFVENDRLRESMGSLRNVAELQFKILKKEIDRMRGFSSIRRIGSGSEQLGLGGILRDKVSERWTDVDVILEALRATIDDVYIQVEDMFQLSKVSRCAWQQEREFQAEIEGMVIKNCIRSLQEELEERFWDQNARFCGNESVNWLEKIQEISSLRQELDDISKSLSGHEIGQLTSLMSLEIGEEYNYNKRSDHFQRKVLSNHGSSSTLIWEGNGKHEDTKNNTPESSDPAQLKLMPKDELVFEMTKMRRNHESKLQEMTEKNFFLKRELLRLRNGGSSLPLKKDKELDMLKTKIPHFISRLDGILLENEALHAFGENADNIGCLKDRLESLLSENRHLRDSLSDKKKEVTCLTSQVSDAENKMSYHHLIEAKLLCDVEDAHFKHSISEDVYKCALRELMCQIKWVTEESDLQCNTLQDIYKIFFNGAIHGTELSSEYEIEDSDMESIITQALCGIIYREALKDAEEKVSCLNTKYVNENKIRVSLEVEAQEKEAAIRLEVANKERLKQKIYSLAASLEEKPELLQERSEESNVMKGNLDKALEKIAQYKVKMCELNQKLELAMGKLRGADEERRMLHDSNQEKEKALSLVKAKEKENQMQMESIIVLVHGLWKAVHGLECRVKENISNISLRVVVQAEA, encoded by the coding sequence atgGAGAATTTAAGGGTTACGGATGCTAGTGCTCTTTCCTGTGGCGATGGGCTGGTGCAGCTCGATAATAATTTTCAAGAAAGTGATAAATTGGAGGATAAACTCCTTGAGGGTTTGGACTCTTATTTACAAGATATTAATGATCGGTTGACTATTTCGAGGATGGTGAGCGACTCTGTCATAAAGGGCGTGGTTTCTGCAGTTAAACAAGAGGCAGATGAGAAAATTGCTCAGAAAGAATTGGAGGTTGCTGGATTGAAGGGTATGCTACATCTTTACCATGTGGACGTGGATGAAAAGGAATTCTTGGGATCTCCTTTGACTTGTGAAAAGGAATTCTTGGGATCTCCTTTGACATGCCACAAGTCAAAAAGCTCATGCCACCCCAGGACGTATTATAAATTTTCAGACAATTTTGTGGAGAATGATAGACTGAGAGAGTCTATGGGAAGCCTTAGAAATGTGGCTGAACTTCAGTTCAAGATACTCAAGAAAGAGATTGACCGAATGAGAGGGTTTAGTTCCATTAGAAGGATTGGTTCGGGCTCTGAACAGCTGGGATTGGGTGGTATTCTTCGAGATAAGGTATCTGAAAGATGGACTGATGTGGATGTAATTCTTGAAGCTCTAAGAGCTACAATAGACGATGTCTACATACAGGTGGAAGATATGTTTCAGTTGTCTAAGGTATCACGCTGTGCATGGCAGCAAGAGCGAGAGTTTCAAGCAGAAATCGAAGGTATGGTAATTAAGAATTGCATTCGGAGTCTTCAAGAGGAGCTTGAAGAAAGATTTTGGGATCAAAATGCTCGATTTTGTGGTAATGAAAGTGTAAATTGGCTTGAAAAGATCCAAGAGATTTCAAGTTTGAGGCAGGAATTGGATGACATTTCTAAATCACTGTCTGGTCATGAAATTGGGCAGCTAACTTCCCTTATGTCCTTGGAGATTGGTGAGGAATATAATTATAACAAAAGGTCTGACCACTTTCAACGCAAAGTTTTAAGCAATCATGGTTCATCGTCAACTTTGATTTGGGAAGGAAATGGCAAACATGaagatacaaaaaataatacccCAGAAAGTTCTGATCCTGCCCAATTAAAGCTCATGCCAAAGGATGAATTGGTTTTTGAGATGACCAAAATGAGGAGAAATCATGAGTCTAAATTGCAAGAGATGACTGAAAAGAACTTTTTTCTCAAGCGGGAATTATTGAGGCTCAGGAATGGGGGATCATCTTTGCCATTGAAGAAGGATAAAGAGCTGGACATGTTAAAGACAAAAATTCCCCATTTCATTTCTAGGTTGGATGGCATTCTTTTGGAAAATGAGGCACTACATGCATTCGGGGAAAATGCTGACAATATTGGCTGTTTGAAGGACAGGCTTGAATCCCTTCTTTCAGAAAATCGCCACCTTAGAGATTCACTTTCCGATAAGAAAAAGGAAGTCACGTGCCTCACATCACAAGTTTCTGATGCTGAAAATAAAATGTCATACCACCATCTTATTGAGGCAAAGTTGTTATGTGATGTAGAAGATGCACATTTTAAACATTCAATTAGCGAAGATGTCTATAAATGTGCTCTTAGGGAGTTAATGTGCCAAATTAAATGGGTCACTGAAGAGTCAGATTTACAGTGTAACACCCTGCaggatatttataaaattttcttcaatGGAGCGATTCATGGTACTGAACTTTCAAGTGAGTATGAAATTGAAGATTCGGATATGGAGTCAATTATCACACAAGCACTGTGTGGAATTATATACAGAGAAGCATTGAAGGATGCTGAAGAGAAAGTCAGTTGCCTGAACACGAAATATGTTAATGAGAATAAAATACGAGTTTCTCTTGAGGTGGAGGCACAAGAAAAAGAAGCAGCCATTAGATTGGAGGTTGCTAATAAGGAAAGATTAAAGCAAAAGATATACTCCCTAGCAGCATCACTAGAAGAGAAGCCAGAGTTATTGCAGGAGAGAAGTGAAGAGTCCAATGTCATGAAGGGTAACCTGGACAAGGCATTAGAGAAGATCGCACAATATAAGGTGAAGATGTGTGAATTAAATCAGAAGCTTGAACTAGCAATGGGAAAATTGAGGGGAGCTGATGAAGAGAGAAGGATGCTCCATGACAGCAatcaagagaaggagaaggcTTTATCATTGGTCAAAGCCAAAGAAAAGGAGAATCAGATGCAAATGGAATCAATAATTGTTCTTGTCCATGGATTGTGGAAAGCAGTTCATGGTTTGGAATGTAGagttaaagaaaatatatcaaatatcAGCCTGAG